From Priestia aryabhattai, one genomic window encodes:
- the dat gene encoding D-amino-acid transaminase, with translation MELAYYAGEFRDINEAVIPIDERGHQFGDGVYEFIRVYKGVPFSIERHLDRLERSAKAIFIEMPVSRQELKDIIRQAMEKSTLKDADIYIQVTRGIAPRNHLFPDAPAQLALTIRHPRQTPEEAYEKGISTLLLEDERWANCYIKSLNLLPNLLAKQAAASKGCKEAILVKDGYITEGSSSNVFAIKDNVLFTTPATRKILSGITRANVLECAQEQAIQIREQNMTPSFLKDADEVFITSTSVGLLPVSKIDEVELPTVRPVTVALKHAYSLRTAGTKAYQ, from the coding sequence ATGGAATTAGCATATTATGCTGGAGAGTTTAGAGATATTAATGAGGCTGTTATTCCAATTGATGAACGCGGTCACCAGTTTGGAGACGGTGTTTATGAATTTATTCGCGTATACAAAGGAGTTCCGTTTTCAATTGAACGTCACTTAGACCGCTTAGAAAGAAGTGCAAAGGCAATTTTTATCGAAATGCCTGTTTCAAGACAAGAGCTAAAGGACATCATTCGTCAAGCAATGGAAAAATCAACGTTAAAAGACGCTGATATTTATATTCAAGTTACGCGCGGGATTGCTCCTCGAAATCATTTATTTCCCGATGCACCTGCACAATTAGCACTCACAATACGCCATCCTCGCCAAACACCTGAAGAAGCCTATGAAAAAGGAATTTCCACGCTTCTTTTGGAAGACGAACGATGGGCTAATTGCTATATCAAATCATTGAACCTACTTCCTAACCTTCTGGCCAAACAAGCTGCGGCTTCTAAAGGATGTAAAGAAGCTATTTTAGTAAAAGACGGATACATAACCGAAGGGTCGAGCAGCAATGTATTTGCGATAAAAGACAACGTCTTGTTCACGACTCCTGCCACAAGAAAAATTCTATCCGGTATTACGCGCGCCAACGTACTGGAATGTGCGCAGGAGCAAGCCATTCAAATTCGAGAACAAAATATGACTCCTTCCTTTTTAAAAGACGCTGACGAAGTTTTTATTACGAGCACGTCTGTTGGTCTCTTGCCCGTTTCGAAAATAGACGAAGTCGAACTTCCAACTGTTCGTCCTGTTACAGTGGCTTTAAAACACGCCTACAGCCTACGTACTGCTGGAACAAAGGCTTATCAATAA
- a CDS encoding YokU family protein — protein MTVQCAWCEEEKAVKTTNTAYWELPDGTRSIEITYMPCISCSACGMSYQEEETIEEVETQLLLIDTKKLDESIRYDELLKVPRLLKRNYFKF, from the coding sequence ATGACTGTTCAATGCGCATGGTGCGAAGAAGAAAAAGCGGTAAAAACAACGAATACCGCATACTGGGAATTGCCAGATGGAACGAGAAGTATCGAAATTACTTATATGCCATGTATCAGCTGTTCAGCTTGCGGGATGTCATATCAAGAAGAAGAGACCATAGAAGAAGTGGAAACACAGCTGCTTCTTATCGACACAAAAAAACTTGATGAATCCATTCGGTATGATGAGCTATTAAAAGTGCCAAGATTATTAAAGCGCAACTACTTTAAATTCTGA